In Streptomyces sp. NBC_00448, the following are encoded in one genomic region:
- a CDS encoding oxidoreductase yields the protein MSDNARTAAAPAADTGTRSATGKVWLITGANSGFGQAITRVALAAGDTVVAAVRRPESLDELATAHPGRVVPVALDVTDPARITAVVAEVILWYGRIDVLVNNAGRGQIGAVEETTDRELRDLMALHFFGPAALTRAVLPHMRRQGSGAVVQMSSMGGRFSFPGVGAYSATKFALEGLSEALALEVAPHGIKVLIVEPGAFRTGFAGGGALQQSAPLDAYAETVGPVRAGLPDSDGKQPGDPEKAAAAILTALAAEQTPLRLALGNDATDAIAAQLKAAGEEAAAWEAVSRGTDFDGE from the coding sequence ATGAGCGACAACGCCCGCACCGCTGCTGCCCCCGCCGCTGACACCGGCACCCGCTCCGCGACCGGCAAGGTCTGGCTGATCACCGGCGCCAACTCCGGTTTCGGGCAGGCGATCACGCGGGTGGCCCTCGCCGCCGGTGACACCGTGGTGGCAGCCGTCCGCCGCCCCGAATCCCTCGACGAACTCGCCACCGCGCACCCCGGCCGCGTCGTCCCCGTCGCCCTCGACGTCACCGACCCGGCCCGCATCACCGCCGTCGTCGCCGAAGTGATCCTCTGGTACGGGCGGATCGACGTACTGGTCAACAACGCCGGCCGCGGACAGATCGGCGCCGTCGAGGAGACCACCGACCGCGAACTCCGCGACCTGATGGCCCTGCACTTCTTCGGCCCCGCCGCGCTCACCCGCGCCGTACTCCCGCACATGCGCCGGCAGGGCTCGGGCGCCGTCGTGCAGATGAGCAGCATGGGCGGCCGGTTCTCCTTCCCCGGCGTCGGCGCCTACTCGGCCACCAAGTTCGCTCTGGAGGGGCTGTCCGAGGCGCTGGCCCTGGAAGTCGCCCCGCACGGGATCAAGGTGCTCATCGTGGAGCCGGGGGCGTTCCGGACCGGGTTCGCCGGCGGCGGTGCGCTGCAGCAGTCGGCGCCCCTGGACGCGTACGCGGAGACCGTCGGCCCGGTCCGCGCCGGGCTCCCGGACAGCGACGGCAAGCAGCCCGGGGACCCCGAGAAGGCCGCCGCGGCGATCCTGACCGCGTTGGCCGCCGAGCAGACCCCGCTGCGACTGGCCCTCGGCAACGACGCCACCGACGCCATCGCCGCCCAGCTGAAGGCCGCCGGCGAGGAGGCGGCGGCCTGGGAGGCGGTCAGCCGGGGCACCGACTTCGACGGGGAGTGA